Sequence from the Bdellovibrionota bacterium genome:
CTCGCGCGCACCGAGGTACGCCGCCTGAGAGACGAGTTCTGGAACAACATCCGCGTGACCGGCACCAATGAAATGTTCAATAAGGAACTCGAGTACGCCGGGCGGGTGGCGGATTATCTAGAATTAGCGGAGTTGTTGATCGTGGATGCTCTCGAACGGAAAGAATCGTGCGGCGGCCATTTTCGAGAGGAATATCGGACTCCGGAAGGCGAGGCGCTCCGCGATGACGAAAAATTCTCCCACGTCGCCGCGTGGGAATGGAAAGGCGCGGGACGAGATCAGGAACTGCACAAGGAGCCGCTGGAGTTCGACCGGGTGAAACCGGCGCAGCGAAACTACAAATGAACAAGGGGACGTAGCGATGAAGTTCACATTCCGGATCTGGCGGCAGGAGGGACCGAGTGCGCCGGGGCGGCTCGTCACTTATGACATCACCGACATTCTCCCCGAAATGTCGATTCTCGAGGCGCTGGACAAACTGAACGAAGAATTGGTTCTCAAAGGCCGGGAGCCGGTTGCGTTCGAGAGCGACTGCCGCGAAGGAATTTGCGGAACCTGCGGCCTCGTGATCAACGGCGTGGCGCACGGACCGAAGCTCAAGTGCACGACGTGTGAACTCCGAAT
This genomic interval carries:
- a CDS encoding 2Fe-2S iron-sulfur cluster-binding protein; protein product: MKFTFRIWRQEGPSAPGRLVTYDITDILPEMSILEALDKLNEELVLKGREPVAFESDCREGICGTCGLVINGVAHGPKLKCTTCELR